The genomic DNA CCGACGATGAGTTTCAAGCGCTCAATATCAAACCCGGTAAGTTTCATGGCGATTGGAACTATACGCTTCTTCCTCGCTCTTAATCGGTAACTTAATTCTTGCCCATGCCTAACTCACGCCGCACTAAAGCGGCCCCCTCCGCGAGGGCACGAAGCTTGCCAAAAGCCGTCTCGCGGGCCAGGTACTTCATGCCACAATCAGGCGCTGGGATAAGACGAGTGGCCGGAAGATACGCGAGGCCACGTCGAATCCGTTCGGCCACCACCTCAGCGGTTTCGACTTCAGGGCGAGAAAGATCAAGTACGCCGAGAACAATGGTCTTCGACGCCAATTCCCTCAGGACGCCGAGATCAAGATCCGGCTGTGCAGCCTCAATGGAAATTTGATCGGCAGCGCTTTCGGCAAGCTGCGTGAGAAAATCGTAGCGTCGTGGTTTCTCTCCCGGCACGAGAAATCCATAGCCGAAGCAGAGATGGACTGCGGTCGTCACTCGCAATCCTTGTAGTGCGCGGTTAATCACCTTCACCGCATAGCGCCGTGCAGCCTCTGGATTGTTTCGCAGCCAGGGCTCGTCAAGCTGAATTACATCCGCACCGGCGGCTACCAACGCATGCGCCTCTTCGTTGACCGCCACCGCGAAGTCCATCGCCATCTCTTCTTCGTCTTTGTAGTACTCGTTCTTTGCTTGTTGGGCCATCGTGAAAGGCCCCGGAATGGTAATCTTCGCTTGGTGCTGCGTGTGTTGGCGGAGGAAAAGCATGTCTTGCACTTCGACTGGGTGGGTGCGACGAATCTTGCCAACAATACGCGCCACCGGTGTCTGAAAACCATTACGGCTGGTGATGATCACGGGATTATCGATATCCATTCCAGCTAGTGACGTGGCAAAGCGATTCGAGTAACTCTCGCGTCGCATCTCACCATCAGTAACGATGTCGATTCCAGCCCGTTCCATTTCATGGATAGCAACAAGCGTGGCGTCATCTTGCGCCTGTTGCAACAGGGGCTCAACAATGCGCCAAATACCCTGCGTACGAATACGTGGAACACCATGTCCAACAAGTGCCGCACGATCTACGAGCCACTCGGGTTGCGGATAGCTGCCGATCACGGTTGTGGGTAAGCGAGGAGGAGTCATCGTAGAGCACCCTATGCTTTCACAAACTGCGGCATCACCTTCGTCACAAAGCGATCAAGCGACCGGCGCGAATCATCCTGGCTCAGTCCACCCCAGGCAAAAGATAGCACCAGGTAGTTGCAACCGCTCTGATCGAAGAATTTGCCAACTTCGTCTCGTACCTGTTCGGCAGTACCAACAATCGCCACGTCAAACTTGCGCG from Deltaproteobacteria bacterium includes the following:
- a CDS encoding 5-methyltetrahydropteroyltriglutamate--homocysteine methyltransferase — encoded protein: MTPPRLPTTVIGSYPQPEWLVDRAALVGHGVPRIRTQGIWRIVEPLLQQAQDDATLVAIHEMERAGIDIVTDGEMRRESYSNRFATSLAGMDIDNPVIITSRNGFQTPVARIVGKIRRTHPVEVQDMLFLRQHTQHQAKITIPGPFTMAQQAKNEYYKDEEEMAMDFAVAVNEEAHALVAAGADVIQLDEPWLRNNPEAARRYAVKVINRALQGLRVTTAVHLCFGYGFLVPGEKPRRYDFLTQLAESAADQISIEAAQPDLDLGVLRELASKTIVLGVLDLSRPEVETAEVVAERIRRGLAYLPATRLIPAPDCGMKYLARETAFGKLRALAEGAALVRRELGMGKN